A portion of the Pseudomonas sp. GR 6-02 genome contains these proteins:
- a CDS encoding amino acid permease — MTDNAGFENISKREQGLRRQLTSGQMSMIAIGGAIGTGLFMGSAYAIGYAGPSVLLSYAIGAIITLLLMGCLAEMTVAHSTSGSFGAYAEFYVSPLAGFLVRYAYWAAIVLAVGTEVTAVAMYMKYWFANVPEWIWIVSFSSMLIVLNAISVKTFGTFEYWFSTIKIGAIVGFIILAVYVVFGSGNADYGVHNYTAHGGFFPNGLQGMWIAVIVSIFSYLSVEMIAVAAGEAQDPERAVKKAFRATIVRLVVFYLLTLALMLAIVPWVQAGQAQSPFVTVMQTIGIPGATGVMNFVILIAALSAMNSQLYITTRMMFSLSRGGYAPKSMGVLSKTGIPLNALLLSSSGIALATLLNVLYPESSFTLMMAISMFGAIFTWFMIFLTHYCFRRYHERNGERKLSFRMRLFPYTTLLGLLLMGAVMITTYFTDAFKMTLVFGVPFLLILTIVYWIFFRKPKAAVVLNPLPKV; from the coding sequence ATGACCGATAACGCCGGTTTTGAAAACATCTCCAAGCGTGAGCAGGGCCTCAGGCGCCAGCTCACCTCGGGTCAGATGAGCATGATCGCCATTGGCGGTGCGATTGGCACCGGGCTGTTCATGGGCAGTGCCTACGCCATTGGTTATGCCGGGCCGAGTGTTTTGCTCAGCTACGCGATTGGCGCGATCATCACCCTGCTGTTGATGGGCTGTCTGGCGGAAATGACGGTGGCCCATTCGACCTCCGGCTCGTTCGGCGCCTATGCCGAATTCTATGTCAGCCCATTGGCCGGGTTCCTGGTGCGCTATGCCTATTGGGCGGCGATTGTGCTGGCAGTGGGTACGGAAGTGACGGCGGTGGCGATGTACATGAAGTACTGGTTCGCCAACGTGCCGGAATGGATCTGGATTGTTTCGTTCTCGAGCATGCTGATCGTGCTCAACGCCATCAGCGTGAAAACCTTCGGCACCTTCGAGTACTGGTTCTCGACCATCAAGATCGGTGCGATTGTCGGCTTCATCATCCTCGCGGTGTATGTGGTGTTCGGATCCGGCAACGCGGATTACGGCGTGCACAATTACACCGCCCACGGCGGCTTCTTTCCCAATGGTCTGCAAGGCATGTGGATTGCGGTGATCGTCTCGATCTTCAGCTATCTGAGCGTGGAAATGATCGCAGTGGCCGCTGGCGAGGCGCAGGACCCGGAGCGGGCGGTGAAGAAGGCTTTTCGTGCGACCATCGTGCGGCTGGTGGTGTTCTACCTGCTGACCCTGGCCCTGATGCTGGCGATTGTGCCGTGGGTCCAGGCCGGTCAAGCGCAGAGCCCGTTCGTCACCGTCATGCAGACCATCGGCATTCCCGGCGCAACCGGCGTGATGAATTTCGTGATCCTGATTGCGGCGTTGTCGGCGATGAACAGTCAGCTCTACATCACCACCCGCATGATGTTCAGCCTGTCCCGCGGCGGTTATGCACCCAAGTCCATGGGGGTGTTGAGCAAGACCGGAATCCCGCTGAATGCCTTGTTGCTGTCGAGCTCCGGCATTGCCCTGGCAACGTTGCTCAATGTGCTGTACCCGGAAAGCTCCTTCACCTTGATGATGGCGATCTCGATGTTCGGCGCGATCTTCACCTGGTTCATGATCTTCCTGACCCACTACTGTTTCCGTCGCTACCACGAGCGCAACGGTGAACGGAAACTGTCCTTTCGCATGCGCCTGTTCCCGTACACCACGCTGTTGGGGCTGCTGCTGATGGGCGCGGTGATGATCACCACCTACTTCACCGATGCCTTCAAAATGACCTTGGTATTCGGTGTGCCTTTCCTGCTGATCCTCACGATCGTCTACTGGATCTTCTTCAGAAAGCCCAAGGCAGCCGTGGTGTTGAATCCGCTGCCGAAGGTTTAG